CCTTTCTTCCTGTGTTAAATTATCCCATCTTTCCTTTTGAATATATGCCACATCAGGGGATCGATTACCCCCTTTTGGTAGTTTAAAACAGGTAGAAGAATCAAATATATATCCTAATTTATATTTACGATTCCAATTAACAAAATCAGCAATTAACTCCGCATTGGATTTTCCCGTTTCTCCGCCAGTTGGTGACATGATTATTATTTCTCCTTTTTGATTTCTCTCTAAATTTAGTTCAGGATTATAACGACAAAGTTGATAGAATTTTTCATCATCAATGGTCGAAATTACATCTAAATTAA
The sequence above is drawn from the Cyanobacterium sp. T60_A2020_053 genome and encodes:
- a CDS encoding Uma2 family endonuclease; the encoded protein is MTAYTINLDVISTIDDEKFYQLCRYNPELNLERNQKGEIIIMSPTGGETGKSNAELIADFVNWNRKYKLGYIFDSSTCFKLPKGGNRSPDVAYIQKERWDNLTQEERIKFPPIAPDFILELMSKTDSLKTLQEKMAEYRSNGVKLGWLINPEKKEVEIYHQGQEKEILNNLKILSGEDILPDFTLDLSLIW